One window of Symbiobacterium terraclitae genomic DNA carries:
- a CDS encoding NUDIX hydrolase: MTGEVLARAEAELGRPVVLTWRYPIGPAEMEMVVSSTRGQRRLHDVTLFIFNPAGQLALIRKHNYPPGIWRAPGGGVAPGEELAAGAAREAWEETGLKVRITRYLLRVHVTFTCGEREQPWTTHVLLAEADGEPTVRDPKEISAVAWGSLTDLCGPIADAMLATPRGLFTYRAALHRTVAKLLNVI, encoded by the coding sequence GTGACTGGTGAAGTGCTGGCCCGGGCGGAGGCCGAGCTGGGCAGGCCGGTCGTCCTCACCTGGCGATACCCCATCGGACCTGCGGAGATGGAGATGGTCGTCTCCTCCACCCGCGGGCAGCGGCGCCTGCACGACGTGACCCTGTTCATCTTCAACCCGGCCGGGCAGCTCGCGCTCATCCGCAAGCACAACTACCCGCCTGGCATCTGGCGCGCCCCCGGCGGGGGCGTCGCGCCCGGCGAGGAGCTGGCGGCGGGGGCCGCCCGGGAGGCTTGGGAGGAGACGGGGCTCAAGGTCCGGATCACCCGCTACCTCCTGCGGGTGCACGTCACCTTTACCTGCGGCGAGCGGGAGCAGCCCTGGACCACCCACGTGCTGCTGGCGGAGGCGGACGGCGAGCCCACCGTCCGGGACCCCAAGGAGATCTCCGCCGTGGCCTGGGGCTCGCTTACCGACCTGTGCGGCCCGATCGCCGACGCGATGCTGGCCACCCCCCGCGGCCTCTTTACCTACCGCGCCGCCCTGCACCGGACGGTCGCGAAGCTGTTAAACGTGATATAA
- a CDS encoding DEAD/DEAH box helicase has product MPLRSFHPSVRAWFEGRFGAPSRPQAEGWPAIARGENVLILAPTGSGKTLAAFLKCLDILYQQGDRRERGVQVLYISPLKALNNDIYRNLEVPLAEIEAKAAELGMHLPHLTHAVRTGDTPQREREEMRRHPPDILITTPESLYLLLTSRSRDMLRTVRYVIVDEIHALCTNKRGAHLSLSLERLEALLPRPPVRIGLSATQRPLDEVARYLGGTGRPVTIVDAGVRRDLDLRVEVPVADMRVLPESSLWPAIHQRVLDLVAEHRATIVFVGSRGLAERLTGQLNARAGREVARVHHGSLSREAREQVEAELKAGRLPCLVATSSLELGIDVGTVDLVIQIESPHTVSRGLQRVGRAGHAPGAVSKGRLLPKYRGDLLEMAGIVREMRRGEVEEIRVPTGALDVLAQQVVAMAAVDEWRVDDLLALVRRAYGYRDLTERQLHGVLEMLSGRYPSEEFRELRPRIVWDREAGVIRAREGARALAALSGGTIPDRGYYAVYLEGSDVKLGEMDEEFVYESRVGDVFLLGTSTWQIRAIEHDRVVAAPAPGRMPRMPFWKGEGTGRPLALGRRLGAFAGEVAARLDDPSLPAWLQGECCLDQPAAQNLIQYLRDQVAHTGAVPTDRRVVLERFPDELGDQRLVLLSPFGGRVNTAWGMVLRARIRQLLRLEAEVTTSDDVIHIRLPAADRQVDPDALLRLDPDEAVELLLDEVSATPLFGAHFRMNAGRALVLPRPRPGRRRPFWLQRMKAADLLQVARRYPDFPLVLETYREVLRDVLDLDGLRQVLEELASGEIALAVAETDSPSPMASQILLQFVAENFYEGEAPRAERQGALLTLNRELLDEILGTGALRDLLDPEAIAVVTARLRGQAEGWRPRHPDDVEDLLRRAGDMTGPELAACGVEPAWLDRLAAEGRAVRLPPSGEDSGSPPIPSAARWAAADDAALYLRPEADVAAVVRRYARSHGPFRPEEVAGRYGLSVQAVTEAAEVLAARGELAAGEFTRGVAGREYCDRSVLRQIRRQTLTLLRAQVEPVDAAAYARFLLAWHGLAPRARHGASPHAAPLRTLMEVLRRLQGYPLPAELWEREVLPRRVPGYQPLWLDQLLASGELHWVGAPGGRLAFYLPEQAGLLAGQLAAPAPDALTPEQAQVLAACRSAGAEFLGGIARRAGLSPSAALEALWDLVWMGLVTNDTFAPVREVLRSARTAASRGRSAPVLRGGTGRWWLTSSLAERMVAGPDGPAAAGMPAGRAAAYAELLLERYGVVTREAVAADEGSVPWGEVLAQLRRMEWRGQVRQGYFVAGLSGVQFARADAVERLRQAREQASASPLLLPAADPANPYGSVLPWPGETRLARLSSNYVVVAAGRPVLGVEGHGRRLLPLAPLEGDALREALAALPDLLRAPAHARAVRRIEVRQWEDAPVQQSPAAEPLRALGFEPTPRGLVYYG; this is encoded by the coding sequence ATGCCGCTCCGCTCGTTCCACCCGTCCGTGCGGGCCTGGTTCGAGGGGCGCTTCGGCGCGCCCAGCCGGCCCCAGGCGGAAGGCTGGCCGGCCATCGCCCGGGGCGAGAACGTGCTGATCCTCGCCCCCACAGGCTCGGGCAAGACCCTGGCGGCCTTCCTCAAGTGCCTGGACATCCTCTATCAGCAGGGCGACCGGCGGGAGCGGGGGGTCCAGGTGCTCTACATCTCCCCCCTGAAGGCCCTGAACAACGACATCTACCGCAACCTCGAGGTGCCGCTGGCGGAGATCGAGGCCAAGGCGGCGGAACTCGGCATGCACCTGCCGCACCTCACCCACGCCGTGCGCACCGGCGACACGCCGCAGCGGGAGCGGGAGGAGATGCGCCGGCACCCGCCCGACATCCTCATCACCACGCCCGAGTCGCTCTACCTGCTGCTCACCTCCCGGTCCCGCGACATGCTGCGCACGGTGCGCTACGTGATCGTCGACGAGATCCACGCCCTCTGCACCAACAAGCGGGGGGCGCACCTCTCGCTGTCGCTTGAGCGGCTGGAGGCCCTGCTGCCGCGGCCGCCGGTGCGCATCGGCCTCTCCGCCACCCAGCGGCCCCTGGACGAGGTGGCCCGCTACCTGGGCGGGACCGGGCGGCCGGTCACCATCGTGGACGCCGGGGTACGACGGGACCTGGACCTCAGGGTGGAGGTGCCGGTAGCCGACATGCGGGTCCTGCCGGAGAGCTCGCTCTGGCCGGCCATCCACCAGCGCGTGCTCGACCTGGTGGCGGAACACCGGGCCACGATCGTCTTCGTGGGCAGCCGGGGGCTGGCCGAGCGGCTCACCGGCCAGCTCAACGCGCGGGCCGGGCGGGAGGTGGCGCGGGTCCACCACGGGTCGCTGAGCCGGGAGGCCCGGGAGCAGGTGGAGGCGGAGCTGAAGGCCGGCCGTCTGCCCTGCCTCGTGGCCACCTCCTCGCTGGAGCTGGGCATCGACGTGGGAACCGTGGACCTGGTGATCCAGATCGAGTCGCCCCACACGGTGAGCCGCGGGCTGCAGCGGGTGGGCCGGGCCGGCCACGCCCCGGGGGCGGTGTCGAAGGGACGGCTGCTGCCCAAGTACCGGGGCGACCTGCTGGAGATGGCCGGGATCGTCAGGGAGATGCGGCGGGGCGAGGTCGAGGAGATCCGGGTGCCCACCGGCGCCCTGGACGTGCTCGCGCAGCAGGTCGTGGCCATGGCGGCGGTGGACGAGTGGCGGGTGGACGACCTCCTCGCCCTGGTGCGCCGCGCCTACGGCTACCGGGACCTGACGGAGCGGCAGCTGCACGGCGTGCTCGAGATGCTGTCCGGCCGGTACCCGTCCGAGGAGTTCCGGGAGCTCAGGCCCCGCATCGTCTGGGACCGGGAGGCCGGGGTCATCCGGGCGCGCGAGGGCGCCCGCGCCCTGGCGGCGCTCTCGGGCGGCACCATCCCCGACCGTGGCTACTACGCCGTCTACCTGGAAGGCAGCGACGTGAAGCTGGGTGAGATGGACGAGGAGTTCGTCTACGAGTCCCGGGTGGGCGACGTTTTCCTCCTGGGCACCTCCACCTGGCAGATCCGGGCCATCGAGCACGACCGGGTAGTGGCCGCCCCCGCACCGGGGCGGATGCCCCGGATGCCCTTCTGGAAGGGCGAGGGGACCGGGCGCCCCCTGGCGCTGGGCCGGAGGCTGGGCGCCTTCGCCGGCGAGGTGGCCGCCCGGCTGGACGACCCCTCCCTGCCGGCCTGGCTGCAGGGGGAGTGCTGCCTGGATCAGCCGGCGGCGCAGAACCTGATCCAGTACCTCAGGGACCAGGTCGCCCATACCGGCGCGGTGCCCACCGACCGACGGGTGGTGCTGGAGCGCTTCCCCGACGAGCTGGGGGACCAGCGGCTGGTCCTCCTCTCCCCCTTCGGCGGGCGGGTCAACACGGCCTGGGGCATGGTGCTCAGGGCCCGCATCCGGCAGCTGCTCCGCCTGGAGGCGGAGGTGACCACCAGCGACGACGTCATCCACATCCGGCTGCCCGCCGCCGACCGACAGGTGGACCCGGATGCCCTGCTCCGCCTCGACCCGGACGAGGCCGTCGAGCTGCTGCTGGACGAGGTGAGCGCCACCCCGCTCTTCGGCGCGCACTTCCGCATGAACGCCGGCCGGGCGCTGGTGCTTCCCCGCCCCCGGCCGGGGCGGCGCCGCCCCTTCTGGCTGCAGCGGATGAAGGCGGCGGATCTGCTGCAGGTCGCCCGTCGCTATCCCGACTTCCCTCTGGTGCTGGAGACCTACCGCGAGGTGCTGCGGGACGTCCTGGACCTGGACGGGCTCCGCCAGGTGCTGGAGGAGCTGGCGTCAGGCGAGATCGCGCTGGCGGTGGCGGAGACGGACTCCCCCTCCCCGATGGCCAGCCAGATCCTGCTGCAGTTCGTCGCCGAGAACTTCTACGAGGGCGAGGCGCCCCGGGCCGAGCGCCAGGGGGCCCTGCTGACGCTGAACCGGGAGCTGCTGGACGAGATCCTGGGCACGGGCGCCCTGCGGGACCTGCTGGACCCCGAGGCAATCGCCGTGGTCACGGCCCGCCTGCGGGGGCAGGCTGAGGGGTGGCGCCCCCGCCACCCGGACGACGTGGAAGACCTGCTCCGCCGCGCCGGCGACATGACCGGGCCGGAGCTGGCGGCCTGCGGCGTGGAGCCGGCCTGGCTGGACCGCCTCGCCGCCGAGGGTCGGGCCGTGCGCCTGCCTCCATCCGGGGAGGACTCCGGCTCCCCTCCGATCCCATCCGCGGCGCGCTGGGCAGCCGCCGATGACGCCGCGCTCTACCTGCGGCCGGAGGCGGACGTCGCGGCGGTGGTCCGGCGCTACGCCCGGTCCCACGGCCCGTTCCGGCCGGAGGAGGTCGCCGGGCGGTACGGGCTCTCCGTCCAGGCGGTCACGGAGGCGGCCGAGGTGCTGGCCGCCCGCGGCGAACTGGCCGCCGGCGAGTTCACCCGCGGCGTCGCGGGCCGGGAGTACTGCGACCGCAGCGTCCTGCGCCAGATCCGCCGGCAGACGCTGACCTTGCTGCGCGCCCAGGTGGAGCCGGTGGACGCCGCCGCTTACGCCCGGTTCCTGCTGGCCTGGCACGGGCTCGCCCCGCGGGCGCGGCACGGCGCGTCGCCTCACGCCGCCCCGCTGCGGACCCTGATGGAGGTGCTGCGCCGACTCCAGGGCTACCCGCTGCCGGCCGAGCTCTGGGAGCGGGAGGTGCTCCCCCGCCGGGTTCCCGGCTACCAGCCGCTCTGGCTGGACCAGCTCCTGGCCTCGGGCGAGCTGCACTGGGTCGGCGCGCCCGGGGGCCGGCTGGCCTTCTACCTCCCCGAGCAGGCAGGGCTCCTCGCCGGCCAGCTCGCCGCCCCCGCTCCCGACGCCCTCACCCCCGAGCAGGCGCAGGTGCTCGCCGCCTGCCGGTCCGCCGGTGCGGAGTTCCTGGGCGGCATCGCGCGCCGGGCGGGCCTGAGTCCTTCCGCCGCGCTGGAGGCGCTGTGGGACCTGGTCTGGATGGGCCTCGTCACCAACGACACCTTCGCGCCGGTGCGGGAGGTGCTGCGCTCGGCGCGGACGGCAGCCAGCCGCGGGCGTTCCGCACCCGTGCTTCGGGGAGGCACGGGCCGCTGGTGGCTGACGTCCTCCCTGGCGGAGCGCATGGTCGCAGGACCGGACGGCCCCGCCGCGGCAGGGATGCCGGCCGGGCGGGCAGCGGCGTACGCCGAACTGCTCCTGGAACGGTACGGTGTCGTCACCCGCGAGGCCGTGGCGGCCGACGAGGGCTCGGTGCCGTGGGGCGAGGTGCTGGCGCAGCTGAGGCGCATGGAGTGGCGCGGGCAGGTGCGGCAGGGCTACTTCGTCGCCGGGCTGTCCGGGGTCCAGTTCGCCCGGGCGGACGCGGTCGAGCGCCTCCGCCAGGCCAGGGAGCAGGCGTCCGCCTCGCCCCTGCTCCTTCCGGCCGCAGACCCGGCCAATCCCTACGGATCCGTTCTGCCCTGGCCCGGCGAGACGCGCCTGGCCCGTCTGTCGTCCAATTATGTAGTGGTGGCCGCCGGAAGGCCGGTCCTGGGCGTCGAAGGGCACGGCAGGCGGCTGCTCCCGCTGGCCCCGCTGGAGGGGGACGCACTGAGGGAGGCGCTGGCCGCGCTGCCGGACCTCCTCAGGGCGCCCGCCCACGCCCGTGCCGTGCGCCGGATCGAGGTGCGCCAGTGGGAGGACGCGCCCGTCCAGCAGAGCCCCGCGGCCGAACCGCTGCGGGCCCTGGGCTTCGAGCCGACGCCCCGGGGACTGGTCTACTACGGATGA
- a CDS encoding metallophosphoesterase family protein produces the protein MLAVRIAIISDVHGNLAALEAVLAEIAAESPDEVVCLGDLAFKGPQPAECVARIRETGIPCIHGNTDLALLMAAGRTPASPLPAGFQLPDPVPPGLAWPVARLSSADLGYLAGLPFDHRVEADGVTVRFVHASPQDAFTGIVPTMAPDKIRPLLQGEQADWIISGHVHQAYAFRFEGRWLANPGAVGFSLDGDGRAAYAVLDTARSRFELRRVAYDVEAAVAAARERDFCFDPDRYGAALRAGFWPADL, from the coding sequence GTGCTCGCAGTGCGCATCGCCATCATCTCCGACGTCCACGGGAACCTGGCCGCTCTGGAGGCCGTCCTGGCCGAGATTGCCGCGGAGTCGCCGGACGAGGTCGTCTGCCTGGGCGACCTGGCCTTCAAGGGACCGCAGCCGGCCGAGTGCGTCGCCCGCATCCGGGAGACAGGCATCCCCTGCATCCACGGCAACACCGACCTGGCGCTGCTCATGGCCGCCGGGCGCACGCCCGCAAGCCCGCTGCCGGCGGGGTTCCAGCTGCCCGATCCGGTGCCGCCGGGCCTCGCCTGGCCGGTGGCCCGCCTCTCGTCCGCCGACCTGGGCTACCTGGCCGGTCTCCCCTTCGACCACCGGGTGGAGGCCGACGGCGTGACGGTGCGGTTCGTCCACGCCTCCCCGCAGGACGCCTTCACCGGCATCGTGCCGACCATGGCCCCCGACAAGATCCGGCCGCTGCTCCAGGGTGAGCAGGCGGACTGGATCATCTCCGGCCACGTGCACCAGGCCTACGCCTTCCGGTTCGAGGGGCGCTGGCTCGCCAACCCCGGGGCCGTCGGCTTCTCGCTGGACGGCGACGGCCGGGCCGCCTACGCCGTGCTGGACACGGCCCGGTCGCGGTTTGAGCTCAGGCGGGTCGCGTACGACGTGGAGGCGGCCGTGGCCGCCGCCCGGGAGCGGGACTTCTGCTTTGACCCGGACCGGTACGGCGCGGCGCTGCGGGCCGGGTTCTGGCCGGCGGACCTGTAG
- a CDS encoding cation:proton antiporter — protein MSFLLETCIILLAVLVAGRLSQRLGQPAVLGQLLVGVLFGPAVLGWLHPGPLISEVAEIGVVLLMFIAGLETQFEDIKRNALAATLVAVLGVALPFVGGWLLSSGWGFDSPTAIFTGVLLVATSVSISAQTLKELGYLRSRPGVTILAAAVLDDVLGIIVLSVVLGSLGASGGGGHGAEPLPLLLGKMAGFFAVAIVVGYTLLPAVMRRVARMESGLPLLTVAISVALAFAWAAEFTGLAGIIGSYLVGLMLSLTELREKIMHEVEHIAYAFFVPFFFANVGLSATFAGMAGSFLVFVIVLVLVAVATKIVGCGAGALLARFPLREATGVGVGMMARGEVGLIVATIGLDAGLLPPELYTGMVFVSLGTTLLTPPLLKMVFRARPGDQEQALPASE, from the coding sequence TTGAGCTTCCTGTTGGAGACTTGCATCATTCTGCTCGCAGTCCTTGTCGCCGGTCGGCTGAGCCAGCGGCTGGGCCAGCCGGCCGTGCTGGGCCAGCTCCTCGTGGGCGTGCTGTTCGGTCCGGCGGTGCTGGGCTGGCTGCATCCGGGACCCCTCATCAGCGAGGTCGCCGAGATCGGTGTGGTGCTCCTCATGTTCATCGCCGGCCTGGAGACGCAGTTCGAGGACATCAAGCGCAACGCCCTGGCCGCCACCCTGGTGGCCGTGCTGGGGGTGGCACTCCCCTTCGTCGGCGGGTGGCTCCTGTCGAGCGGGTGGGGCTTCGACTCCCCGACGGCAATCTTCACGGGCGTGCTGTTGGTGGCCACCAGCGTCTCCATCTCCGCGCAGACGCTGAAGGAGCTGGGCTACCTCCGGTCCCGCCCCGGCGTGACGATCCTGGCTGCGGCCGTGCTGGACGACGTGCTGGGGATCATCGTCCTCTCCGTGGTGCTGGGCAGCCTGGGGGCTTCCGGCGGAGGCGGACACGGCGCCGAGCCGCTGCCGCTGTTGCTCGGCAAGATGGCGGGCTTCTTCGCCGTTGCGATCGTCGTGGGCTACACGCTCCTGCCTGCGGTCATGCGGCGCGTCGCCCGGATGGAGAGTGGGCTGCCCCTGCTCACCGTCGCCATCAGCGTCGCGCTGGCCTTCGCCTGGGCGGCTGAGTTCACCGGACTTGCGGGTATCATCGGCTCCTATCTGGTCGGGCTGATGCTGAGCCTCACCGAACTGCGTGAGAAGATCATGCACGAGGTGGAGCACATCGCCTACGCCTTCTTCGTGCCCTTCTTCTTCGCCAACGTCGGGCTCTCGGCCACCTTCGCCGGGATGGCCGGCTCCTTCCTGGTCTTTGTGATCGTGCTGGTGCTGGTCGCGGTCGCGACGAAGATCGTGGGCTGCGGCGCCGGCGCGCTTCTGGCCCGCTTCCCGCTGCGTGAGGCCACCGGAGTGGGCGTGGGGATGATGGCCCGGGGCGAGGTGGGCCTGATCGTGGCCACCATCGGTCTCGACGCCGGGCTCCTGCCGCCGGAGCTCTACACAGGCATGGTGTTCGTGAGCCTGGGCACCACCCTGCTCACCCCTCCCCTGCTGAAGATGGTCTTCCGGGCCCGGCCGGGTGACCAGGAGCAGGCGCTGCCCGCCTCGGAGTAA
- a CDS encoding MFS transporter — protein MNLTTNEQLTARAQRGEASAREGYKWLVLIVAGTSAFMSALDGSIIATIIPQIQAQYQATMGDVSWVSAAYLVTISSLLLSIGRLGDMLGYKWVFGSGFVIFGLGSLLCGIAPTLPALIGGRLVQGAGAAVMMALSPALITTTFPGRERGRALGMLATCTFTGLTTGPSLGGFIASQWGWQWVFLINLPVAAAGVTLAFTKLRPTERRPGQTFDVPGALLFASGLASVLLALSQAETWGWADARTRLLLIGGVLLLVLFIWQERRAPQPMLPLRMFREPAFTGGMAAAFLQFSANFVLTFLIPFYLQQFRGLSPMAAGAVMTAQPAAMVSVAGLAGWLSDRIGTRIPASASMAVMAAGLWLMSNAGSQTPIAQVALYLAVVGLGVGFFSPPNNSAIMGSAPRERQGVAAALLAAARNVGMVSGITIASTLFAHLSRHLEFASAFRATLTVAVGLALLSGLLSLVRPPEARGAGE, from the coding sequence GTGAACCTTACGACCAACGAACAACTGACCGCACGAGCCCAACGGGGAGAGGCATCAGCCAGAGAGGGCTACAAGTGGCTGGTCCTCATCGTGGCCGGCACCAGCGCCTTCATGTCCGCGCTGGACGGCAGCATCATCGCGACCATCATCCCCCAGATCCAGGCGCAGTACCAGGCGACCATGGGCGACGTGAGCTGGGTCTCCGCCGCCTACCTGGTGACCATCTCGTCGCTGCTGCTCTCCATCGGGCGGCTGGGGGACATGCTGGGCTACAAGTGGGTCTTCGGCTCCGGGTTCGTCATCTTCGGCCTCGGCTCGCTCCTCTGCGGCATCGCCCCCACCCTGCCCGCCCTGATCGGCGGCCGGCTGGTCCAGGGGGCCGGCGCGGCGGTGATGATGGCGCTCTCGCCGGCGCTGATCACCACGACGTTCCCAGGCCGGGAGCGGGGCCGGGCCCTGGGCATGCTGGCCACCTGCACCTTCACCGGCCTCACCACGGGACCCAGCCTGGGCGGCTTCATCGCGAGCCAGTGGGGCTGGCAGTGGGTGTTCCTCATCAACCTGCCCGTCGCGGCCGCAGGGGTGACCCTGGCCTTCACCAAGCTGCGGCCCACGGAGCGGCGGCCCGGCCAGACCTTCGACGTGCCCGGCGCCCTGCTCTTCGCCTCGGGCCTGGCCTCGGTGCTGCTGGCGCTCAGCCAGGCCGAGACCTGGGGCTGGGCCGACGCCCGCACCCGGCTGCTGCTCATCGGCGGCGTCCTGCTGCTCGTCCTCTTCATCTGGCAGGAGCGGCGCGCCCCCCAGCCGATGCTCCCGCTCCGGATGTTCCGGGAGCCGGCCTTCACCGGCGGGATGGCCGCGGCCTTCCTGCAGTTCTCGGCCAACTTCGTCCTCACGTTCCTGATCCCGTTCTACCTGCAGCAGTTCCGCGGCCTCTCGCCCATGGCCGCGGGCGCGGTCATGACGGCGCAGCCCGCCGCCATGGTCTCCGTGGCCGGGCTGGCCGGCTGGCTCTCCGACCGGATCGGCACGCGCATCCCCGCCTCGGCCAGCATGGCCGTCATGGCCGCCGGGCTCTGGCTGATGTCCAACGCCGGCTCCCAGACCCCGATCGCGCAGGTAGCGCTCTACCTGGCCGTCGTCGGCCTCGGCGTGGGCTTCTTCAGCCCGCCCAACAACAGCGCCATCATGGGCTCGGCCCCCCGGGAGCGGCAGGGAGTGGCTGCGGCGCTCCTGGCCGCGGCCCGCAACGTGGGGATGGTCAGCGGCATCACGATCGCCAGCACCCTGTTCGCCCACCTGAGCCGGCACCTGGAGTTCGCCTCGGCCTTCCGCGCCACCCTGACGGTCGCGGTGGGCCTCGCGCTGCTCAGCGGCCTGCTGTCGCTGGTCAGGCCCCCGGAGGCGAGGGGGGCCGGGGAGTAG
- a CDS encoding ABC transporter ATP-binding protein: protein MLTYELKDVSLVLGRRRVFTGLDLRCDGRVIGLLGPNGAGKTSLMRMLATILRPTRGQILLHGRDIVREPAYARPRIGYVPQHFRPPGDLTGRQVLRYLGALRSVSGSDRIDQCLAQTGLVRAADQATGAYSGGMLRRLALAQALLTEPAVLLMDEPTAGLDPEEQDRFRTLVRGLAEGGCQVLISTHLLEEVSALADSVVVLYEGRILFAGLAAELLARTGTHRLQDAYLRLLRDPGPQGMEARA from the coding sequence ATGCTTACCTACGAGCTGAAGGATGTCTCGCTGGTGCTGGGGCGCAGACGGGTGTTCACCGGCCTCGACCTCAGGTGCGACGGCCGCGTCATCGGACTGCTGGGCCCCAACGGAGCCGGCAAGACCTCGCTGATGCGCATGCTGGCGACAATCCTGCGGCCGACCCGGGGCCAGATTCTGCTTCACGGCAGGGATATCGTCCGCGAGCCGGCGTACGCCCGCCCCCGAATCGGATACGTCCCCCAGCACTTTCGCCCCCCGGGTGACCTGACAGGCCGGCAGGTGCTCCGTTACCTCGGCGCGCTGCGGAGCGTGTCCGGGTCAGACCGGATCGACCAGTGCCTGGCGCAGACGGGCCTGGTCCGGGCGGCCGACCAGGCGACGGGGGCCTACTCCGGCGGCATGCTCCGGCGGCTGGCCCTGGCCCAGGCACTTCTGACTGAGCCGGCTGTCCTGTTGATGGACGAGCCGACGGCCGGCCTGGATCCCGAGGAGCAGGACCGTTTCCGCACCCTGGTGCGCGGCCTCGCCGAGGGAGGCTGTCAGGTGCTCATCTCCACCCACTTGCTGGAGGAGGTCTCCGCGCTGGCCGACAGCGTGGTGGTGCTGTATGAGGGGCGCATTCTCTTCGCCGGCCTCGCCGCGGAGCTGCTGGCCAGAACCGGCACGCACCGCCTGCAAGATGCCTATCTGCGCCTGCTGCGCGATCCCGGGCCGCAGGGCATGGAGGCAAGGGCATGA
- a CDS encoding class I SAM-dependent methyltransferase, whose amino-acid sequence MRLATRILLSLNRFFRPPVHPFNLANQGTMRYADWQFERGHLTLEHYRPFLSPEEIMKGKTVLDIGSGAGGKTLYYATLGVKKIYGVDIVPHYEEEARAMAEEKGLSDRAEFLTADATRLPFPGDFFDVIIANDVMEHVAEPEAVLREAHRVLKPGGLFFTNFPPYYHPYGAHLSDVIGIPWVHAFFSEPVLIEAYRELVRDLPDAEMRLSLRLGDPRTNSDRLTYINHMTIRRFRRIVAESPFQVAHWRLVPLRSFLRPLAALAPEFFMKAVVCILKK is encoded by the coding sequence TTGCGACTGGCCACACGGATTCTGCTTTCCCTGAACCGGTTCTTCCGCCCGCCCGTGCACCCGTTCAACCTGGCGAACCAGGGCACGATGCGGTATGCCGACTGGCAGTTCGAGCGCGGACACCTCACGCTGGAGCACTACCGCCCCTTCCTGTCTCCAGAGGAGATCATGAAAGGCAAGACCGTCCTGGACATCGGCTCCGGAGCGGGCGGCAAGACGCTCTATTACGCCACCCTGGGCGTGAAGAAAATCTACGGGGTCGACATCGTCCCCCACTACGAGGAAGAGGCCCGGGCGATGGCGGAGGAGAAGGGGCTGTCCGACAGGGCCGAGTTCCTCACCGCCGACGCCACACGGCTGCCCTTCCCCGGCGACTTCTTCGACGTGATCATCGCCAACGACGTGATGGAGCACGTGGCCGAGCCCGAGGCGGTGCTGCGGGAGGCGCACCGGGTGCTGAAGCCCGGGGGCCTGTTCTTCACCAACTTCCCTCCTTACTACCACCCCTACGGCGCCCACCTCTCCGACGTCATCGGCATCCCCTGGGTACACGCCTTCTTCAGCGAGCCCGTGCTCATCGAGGCCTACCGCGAGCTGGTCAGGGACCTGCCCGACGCGGAGATGCGGCTGAGCCTGCGGCTCGGCGACCCGCGTACCAACTCCGACCGGCTGACCTACATCAACCACATGACCATCAGGCGGTTCCGCCGGATCGTGGCGGAGTCGCCCTTCCAGGTCGCCCACTGGCGCCTGGTGCCGCTGCGCTCCTTCCTGCGGCCCCTGGCGGCGCTGGCTCCCGAGTTCTTCATGAAGGCCGTGGTCTGTATCCTGAAAAAGTAG
- the ytxJ gene encoding bacillithiol system redox-active protein YtxJ: MEPRQLWTMADVEAVLAESLRRPVLIFKHSTRCPISAAAFREWQAYLASPEARQVANAWVRVIEERPVSLALASRAGVAHQSPQALLISGGRAVWHASHGAITARTLRAVVS, from the coding sequence GTGGAGCCCAGACAGCTGTGGACGATGGCTGATGTGGAAGCGGTCCTGGCGGAGTCGCTGCGGCGTCCCGTGCTGATCTTCAAGCACTCCACCCGCTGCCCCATCTCTGCCGCCGCCTTCCGGGAATGGCAGGCATATCTCGCCAGCCCGGAGGCGCGGCAGGTGGCCAACGCATGGGTGCGGGTGATCGAGGAGCGGCCGGTGTCGCTCGCGCTGGCCAGCCGCGCGGGGGTGGCGCACCAGTCGCCCCAGGCGCTGCTGATCAGTGGCGGTCGTGCCGTCTGGCACGCCTCCCACGGTGCGATCACGGCCAGGACGCTGAGGGCGGTTGTATCGTGA